The window GATATTCTCTATGTCTCTGATATCCCTGTATTCGGCGACAACATTGACAAAATATTTGCTGCCCCCCTCTTTGACCTGTCCGACGAATGTGCTGGTAGCGCTGTTCTGCCTGATAAGCGAGCTTATTCTCGAAGGAGTTATTCCGTAGGCTTCGCAGGTCTCATCGTCGAGGATGATCTCCACCGATTTTTCAAGTCCCCCAGAGACATCAGCGTTGGAGATCCCGTCGATCGATTCGAGTTCTTTTTTTATTTCAGTGTCGACGATCTTCCTGACCCTGTCGAGTCCTCCTCCTCCGCGGACCTGGAGGTTCATGAACTGGTTCGATATCTGTTCAGTATCGACCTTGAATACCTGGACCGCGTAATTTTCCGGCAGGGAGGAGGAAGCGCTGGATATTTTTTCCTGTAACTTCAGGTAGGCGTATTTGATACTTGTGCCCTTGTTATAATATACCATGATCATCCCCGACCGGGGATATATAGTCGATTCGATCCTGTCGATATCCTCAAGAGTTCCGATCGCTCCTTCAAGAGGGATGATCGCGTCCCTCTCCATATCGCCTGGATCAGTCTCCTGGTAGCTGTATACCTGGGCTATAAGGAAGGGCAGTTCCGCGTCGGGAAAGAGCTCGACGGGAAGCAGCCTGTACGAGACGAAGCCGAGCATCGTCAGCGCTATGAAGAACATGCTGATAAGAATCTTCCTGTTGATTATCAGGTTGCCCGTCATGATCTGACCCGATCCAGTACGGAATATACACAAGGTATCACCAGAAGAGTGAGAATCGTGGATGTGATCAGTCCACCGATGACCGCCAGAGCCATCGGGGATCTGAGCGCGGCACCCTCGCCGAATCCGAGGGTCATTGGAAGAAGGGCGAGGATCGTAGTGGCGCTAGTCATGATTATCGGCCTGATCCTTCTGCGCCCCGCCTCGATTATTGCTTCTTTTCCTCCTACACCTTCCTTGCGAAGCCGGGTTATCGCGTCGACCAGTATTATGGAGTCGTTCACAGCGATTCCCACGAGCATGATCATCCCGATATATGCCATGATGTTGAGACTCTTGCCGAGAATGAAGAAGATAAGTACCGCCCCGACTCCCGCCAGGGGTATGGTCAGCAGGATCGAGAATGGATGGATGAGCGATTCGAACTGAGCTGCCATGACCATGTAAACGAGTACTATTGAAAGGATCAGAGCGAATTTGAGATCGTTGAATTCCGATTGCCTTTTTTCCTCTTCTCCGGTTATCTCTATCTTGTACTCCGCAGGGAGTTCGATTCCCCCGATGTTATTCCTGATATCGGCGATCAGGTGGTCGAACGGCCGGCCCTTTCGCTGGTGGGCCGTGACGAACGCCGTACGGGCCTGGTTCCGCCTGTTTATCTCTTTGGGAGCATAGCTGTATCTGATATCAGCTATCTCGCTCAGCCGGATCTTTCCGTCACCGCCGTCGAGAGAGACAGACGAAAGTTCACCAAGCCCTATATCCGGAGTGCGGATAGTGATATCTTTCTTTTCCCCTCCATGGTCCCAGTAGCCGGCTTCTTTTCCGGAAAGGAGGCCCTCGAGCTGGGAACTGACCGAACTTACTCCGATGTCACTCATTCCCGCTCTCAACCTGTCGACGACTACTTCGACTTCCGGTCTCCCTTTCTCGAGGCTCGTCTCGATATTGTACAGGTCAGCGATATCGCCAAGTCTCATTTTTACGGTTTCGGTCAACTCCTCGAGGATCGCTATGTCGTCTCCCTCTATCTCTATTACTACCGGGGCTGATTCGGCTCCGAGAGTGGCGAGCAGGGCGGTCTGATCCATCAGGATCTCCGATTCTATGTCGGGCAACGCGGCGATCTCCCTGCCGAGACCGGCAATCACCTTCTCATATTCCATGCCGCTTTCTTCGGCAAGAATGATCTTGATCGAGGCTGTGTTCTCATCCTGAAACACAGATTCTTCACTGCCACTTATGCCGGCGACCGGACCTATCGTACTGAAAAGAGTCTTGACGTTCTCACCGAGGAACTGACGGATCATGTTTTCGACGCCCCTTACTGTTCCGACCGTCCTCTCGAGCTCGGTCCCTTCGGGAAGGTTCAACTTAATCGAGAACTCATTCATCCCGCTTCTCGGAATGAATTCGCTGCCGACAGAGGGGAGCAGCAGCCAGGCGGTCGCTACGAGCAGCGCCGCTGCGCCGATCACGATCCACCTGTGCCTGAGTGCTGAATCGAGAAGGTCGCCATACCATTGGAACCTGACCGATTTTTCATTTTCTTTGCCGGCGCGGGGCCTTATGAATCTGCTGCACAGCATCGGGATCACAAAGATCGCCACGACAAGGGAAGATATCAGGGAAAAAGCCACGGTCCATGCCTGGTCCTTGAAAAGTTCCCCAGAGGCGCCATGCAGGTATACTATCGGCAGGAAAACGACGATCGTAGTTATCGTCGAAGCTGTGATCGCTCCTCCGACCTGTGAAGCGCCGGTTATCGAGGCTTCCCGGACACTCATTCCCGATTCCATGTTCCGGACTATGTTTTCCAGGACCACTATCGCGTTGTCGACAAGCATCCCGGCTCCGAGGGCCAGCCCTCCGAGAGTCATGATATTGAGAGTGAGCCCGTTGAAGTACATCAGGTTGAATGTCGCGACGACGGATATCGGGATCGCCATGCTCACGATAAGGGTAGTCCCAAGCCGCCTCAGGAAGATATATAGTATCAGTATGGCGAGGAATATTCCTATCATCGCGGTCTGTTTGACCTCATCGATCGCGCCCGTTATATATGATCCCTGATCCTGAATAACGACGATCTCATAACCCGGGAGGGCGTTGCCAAGTTTTTCGACCATTTCGTGGAGAGTCTTTGAAGCCTCGACAGTATTGAATTTCATCTCCTTGTAGATTGAAAGCCCCAGGCATCTTTTCCCGTTATAAAGGACGACAGATCTCGGGTCCTTGTTAGTGAAGTCGATCGTTGCCACGTCTTTGAGGTAGACAGGCGTCTTTTCGCTTGATGGGGTCATTTCACCCGCTGCGGCACCTTCCCCGGCCCCGGCGGTCTTCCAGGTCAGAATAATATTTTCTATATCCTCTATACTCTCGAAGACGCTGACACCCTTGATAAGGTATCTCAGTCCCATCTCCGTGATCGAACCTCCCGACGCAGTCTGGTTATAGCTCATGATCCTGCTGGAAAGAATGTCGGGAGTAAGCCCGTACGCTTCGAGAAGATAGCTGTCAGTCATGATCACTACTTCTTTTTCTTCTTCTCCCGATATCTCCACGCCGGCGACGCCTTCCAGCCTGGTAAGTTCGTTGCGTATGTAGTTTTCAGCTACTTTTCTGAGCTCATCCATATCGTCGATTTCGGGATGCATCAATCCGATCGTCATTACAGGTTCGGAATTCGGGTCGTGCTGGGTTATGGTGATCTCTTCGACGTCGTTGTTCTGGCTGAAATCGGAAACGCTTTTCTGCAGGTCCAGAAAAGCTTCATCCATATCGGTGTCCCAGGAATACTCGACCGTTATCCTTGCCGATCCTACCCTGATCGCCGACGAGACGCCGACGACTCCCCTGCTTCGGCTCGCCAGTGATTCTATCTG of the Candidatus Krumholzibacteriota bacterium genome contains:
- a CDS encoding efflux RND transporter permease subunit, with product MRKISDFSVNHPVTVMMFVLGILLLGIISFDRLGVDLFPDLNNPRIYIELKAQEAPPEEIEKDYVEQIESLASRSRGVVGVSSAIRVGSARITVEYSWDTDMDEAFLDLQKSVSDFSQNNDVEEITITQHDPNSEPVMTIGLMHPEIDDMDELRKVAENYIRNELTRLEGVAGVEISGEEEKEVVIMTDSYLLEAYGLTPDILSSRIMSYNQTASGGSITEMGLRYLIKGVSVFESIEDIENIILTWKTAGAGEGAAAGEMTPSSEKTPVYLKDVATIDFTNKDPRSVVLYNGKRCLGLSIYKEMKFNTVEASKTLHEMVEKLGNALPGYEIVVIQDQGSYITGAIDEVKQTAMIGIFLAILILYIFLRRLGTTLIVSMAIPISVVATFNLMYFNGLTLNIMTLGGLALGAGMLVDNAIVVLENIVRNMESGMSVREASITGASQVGGAITASTITTIVVFLPIVYLHGASGELFKDQAWTVAFSLISSLVVAIFVIPMLCSRFIRPRAGKENEKSVRFQWYGDLLDSALRHRWIVIGAAALLVATAWLLLPSVGSEFIPRSGMNEFSIKLNLPEGTELERTVGTVRGVENMIRQFLGENVKTLFSTIGPVAGISGSEESVFQDENTASIKIILAEESGMEYEKVIAGLGREIAALPDIESEILMDQTALLATLGAESAPVVIEIEGDDIAILEELTETVKMRLGDIADLYNIETSLEKGRPEVEVVVDRLRAGMSDIGVSSVSSQLEGLLSGKEAGYWDHGGEKKDITIRTPDIGLGELSSVSLDGGDGKIRLSEIADIRYSYAPKEINRRNQARTAFVTAHQRKGRPFDHLIADIRNNIGGIELPAEYKIEITGEEEKRQSEFNDLKFALILSIVLVYMVMAAQFESLIHPFSILLTIPLAGVGAVLIFFILGKSLNIMAYIGMIMLVGIAVNDSIILVDAITRLRKEGVGGKEAIIEAGRRRIRPIIMTSATTILALLPMTLGFGEGAALRSPMALAVIGGLITSTILTLLVIPCVYSVLDRVRS